In Malus sylvestris chromosome 16, drMalSylv7.2, whole genome shotgun sequence, the following are encoded in one genomic region:
- the LOC126608729 gene encoding phosphoenolpyruvate carboxylase 4-like, with translation MTDTTDDIAEEISFQSFEDDCRMLGSLLQEVLQREVRSQITEKVERTRILAQSACTMRNAGIEDVAEVLEKQLASEISKMSLEEALILARAFSHYLNLMGVAETHHRVRKQRNDSNEASLSKSCDDIFNQLVHGGVSPDELYNTVCKQEVEIVLTAHPTQINRRTLQYKHIRIAHLLGYKDRPDIGNEDKEMLIEDLVREITSIWQTDELRRHKPTPVDEARAGLNIVEQSLWKAVPHYLRRVSNALKKHTGKPLPLTCTPIKFGSWMGGDRDGNPNVTAKVTKDVSLLSRWMAIDLYVRELDNLKFELSMNRCSDRLSRLADEILEQETSSEDRHENWHQWLGRHQSKQQGAALPSQLPARADQPSCTECNPRIQIMRADYLPKHQDGQDSPKSSPSSQSPFLNGHTIPNGSSGSPSSNSSRLLNQRKMFAESQIGRSSFQKLLEPRPPQRSGIAPYRVVLGNVKDKLMKAQRRLELLLEDLPCEYDPWDCYDTSDQLLEPLLLCYESLQSCGSGVLADGRLTDLIRRVATFGMVLMKLDLRQESGRHAETLDAVTKYLDMGTYSEWDEEKKLEFLTKELKGKRPLVPKSMEVGPDVKEVLDTFRVAAELGSDSLGAYVISMASNASDVLAVELLQKDARLAVSGGLGRPCPGGTLRVVPLFETVSDLREAGSAIRKLLSIDWYREHIIKNHNGLQEVMVGYSDSGKDAGRFTAAWELYKAQEDVVAACNEFGIKVTLFHGRGGSIGRGGGPTYLAIQSQPPGSVMGTLRSTEQGEMVQAKFGLPQTAVRQLEIYTTAVLLATIKPPLSPREEKWRNLMEEISKISCQNYRSVVYENPEFLDYFHEATPQAELGFLNIGSRPTRRKTSTGIGHLRAIPWVFAWTQTRFVLPSWLGVGAGLRGVCEKGHTDDLKAMYKEWPFFQCTIDLIEMVLGKADTHIAKQYDEVLVSESRRHLGSELRKELLTTEKYVLVVSGHEKLSENNRSLRKLIESRLPFLNPMNMLQVEVLKRLRRDDDNNKLRDALLITINGIAAGMRNTG, from the exons ATGACGGACACCACGGACGACATAGCGGAGGAAATCTCCTTCCAGAGCTTTGAAGACGACTGCAGAATGCTCGGCAGCCTTCTCCAGGAGGTGCTGCAGCGAGAGGTCCGAAGCCAAATCACGGAGAAAGTGGAAAGGACCCGAATCCTCGCTCAG AGTGCTTGTACTATGAGGAATGCGGGGATAGAGGACGTTGCCGAGGTGCTGGAGAAGCAGCTGGCATCGGAAATATCAAAGATGAGCTTGGAGGAGGCTCTGATCCTCGCTCGTGCTTTTAGCCATTACCTCAACTTGATGGGCGTCGCCGAAACCCATCACAG GGTTCGCAAGCAACGAAATGACTCGAATGAGGCATCTCTGTCGAAATCTTGCGACGATATTTTTAATCAGCTTGTGCATGGTGGTGTTTCTCCTGATGAGCTTTATAATACTGTTTGCAAGCAG GAGGTTGAAATTGTTCTCACTGCACATCCTACGCAAATTAATCGTCGTACCTTACAATACAAGCATATAAGAATTGCT CATCTTTTAGGCTACAAGGACAGGCCTGATATTGGTAACGAAGACAAAGAAATGCTGATTGAAGATCTG GTGAGAGAGATTACCTCGATATGGCAGACAGATGAGCTTAGGCGCCATAAACCTACACCGGTCGATGAAGCTAGGGCAG GTTTGAACATTGTGGAGCAGTCCCTTTGGAAAGCTGTACCTCATTATCTTCGGCGAGTTAGCAATGCTTTAAAGAAG CATACTGGAAAACCACTTCCATTAACTTGCACACCAATCAAATTTGGGTCTTGGATGGGGGGTGACAGAGATGGAAATCCTAATGTAACAGCAAAG GTCACAAAAGATGTCTCACTTTTATCTAGGTGGATGGCCATTGATCTCTACGTTCGAGAACTTGATAACCTCAAATTTGAGCTATCCATGAACCGTTGCAGTGATAGACTGTCGAGGCTGGCAGATGAAATTCTAGAGCAAG AAACTTCATCCGAGGATCGACATGAGAATTGGCATCAGTGGCTTGGTAGACATCAGTCGAAGCAACAAGGTGCGGCCCTTCCATCACAACTTCCAGCCAGAGCTGATCAACCCTCGTGCACAG AATGCAATCCCCGAATTCAAATTATGAGGGCTGATTACCTGCCGAAACATCAG GATGGTCAGGACTCTCCAAAGTCAAGTCCTTCCTCCCAGAGTCCCTTTCTCAATGGGCATACGATACCAAATGGATCTTCAGGGTCTCCCTCTTCTAATTCAAGTCGACTGCTTAATCAAAGGAAAATGTTTGCAGAGTCCCAGATTGGAAGGTCTAGTTTCCAAAAGCTTTTAGAGCCAAGGCCTCCTCAGAGATCTGGAATTGCTCCTTATAGAGTGGTTCTTGGTAATGTAAAGGACAAG CTTATGAAGGCACAAAGACGTTTGGAGCTTCTTCTTGAAGATCTTCCTTGTGAGTATGACCCATGGGATTGCTATGACACTTCAGATCAACTTTTAGAACCGCTGCTCCTATGCTACGAGTCTTTG CAATCATGTGGATCTGGGGTGCTAGCTGACGGTCGGCTTACTGATCTGATCCGAAGAGTTGCTACATTTGGGATGGTACTAATGAAGCTCGATTTGCGTcag GAATCTGGTAGACATGCTGAAACGCTTGATGCTGTTaccaaatatttggatatgggtACGTACAGTGAGTGGGACGAAGAAAAGAAACTCGAATTTCTTACTAAAGAGCTCAAAGGGAAAAGACCACTTGTCCCAAAAAGCATGGAG GTTGGTCCTGATGTTAAGGAAGTACTTGATACCTTCCGCGTTGCTGCTGAGCTGGGGAGTGATTCACTTGGAGCCTATGTGATCTCTATGGCGTCAAAC GCAAGTGATGTCCTCGCGGTCGAGCTTTTGCAGAAAGATGCACGACTTGCTGTTAGTGGGGGGCTAGGAAGGCCATGTCCCGGTGGAAC GCTGCGGGTGGTTCCTTTGTTTGAAACTGTTAGCGACTTGAGAGAAGCTGGCTCAGCGATCAGAAAATTATTATCCATTGATTGGTACAGGGAGCACATAATCAAGAACCACAATGGCCTTCAAGAG GTGATGGTTGGATATTCGGATTCTGGTAAAGATGCTGGGCGTTTCACTGCAGCATGGGAACTTTACAAAGCTCAAGAGGATGTTGTGGCCGCATGCAATGAATTTGGTATTAAGGTTACCCTGTTCCACGGGCGAGGGGGAAGTATTGGCCGTGGAGGTGGCCCTACATATCTTGCCATTCAATCTCAACCTCCGGGCTCTGTAATG GGTACCCTACGATCAACTGAGCAAGGAGAGATGGTTCAGGCAAAATTTGGGCTGCCACAAACTGCTGTCAGGCAGCTAGAAATATACACGACAGCTGTGCTGCTTGCAACTATAAAACCTCCACTCTCACCTCGCGAAGAAAAGTGGCGTAACCTCATGGAGGAGATCTCAAAAATCAGTTGTCAGAACTACCGGAGCGTCGTCTACGAAAATCCAGAATTCCTTGACTACTTCCATGAGGCTACACCCCAGGCTGAGCTTGGCTTCCTCAACATTGGAAGCCGCCCCACAAGAAGAAAGACCTCCACAGGAATTGGACATCTTCGTGCAATTCCATGGGTGTTTGCATGGACCCAGACCAGATTTGTTCTTCCGTCATGGCTCGGAGTTGGAGCAGGCTTAAGGGGGGTTTGCGAGAAGGGACACACCGACGACTTAAAGGCTATGTACAAAGAATGGCCCTTCTTTCAGTGTACCATTGACCTTATAGAGATGGTTTTGGGGAAGGCAGACACTCATATAGCCAAACAGTACGACGAAGTCCTTGTCTCAGAAAGCAGGCGACATCTTGGCTCTGAGCTGCGAAAGGAGCTCTTGACTACAGAGAAGTATGTACTGGTGGTTAGCGGGCACGAGAAACTATCTGAGAATAATCGGAGCTTGAGGAAGCTTATTGAAAGCAGGCTCCCCTTTCTCAATCCTATGAACATGTTACAGGTTGAGGTACTCAAGAGACTGAGACGCGATGACGATAACAATAAACTCCGAGATGCATTGCTCATAACAATAAATGGGATCGCCGCAGGGATGAGAAACACAGGCTGA